Genomic DNA from Methanofastidiosum sp.:
GGAAGTGCATCATAGAATGTGATAGAGGCGGAGTTTCTTTTATCTTTGGAGAAAAACTTGTAACAGATCCCAACTTCAGTATCGAAATGATTAAGAAAAATAATGAACTAATTTCAACAATCTACCCTGAAACAGTTTTGCTGTTCCTTGAAAAGAATAAGAAGCATTCAAATAGGGCACTTAATTTCACAATTGCATTATCATACCTTTCACATGGTAAACTTTCATATCAAATAGTTGACGTTGCTAAAAATCAGGAAGCAGTTTTAAAGCGAAAGATTGGAGCAATACCGTGCTTTTGGGTATCAGACAACGTGCAAATTGCAGGTATGGTTTCTGAAGCATCAATATTAGCATTTATACGAAAGATCTCAAAGTGGAAAGGATGAATCTAGTTGAGTTGTTGATAGTTGGGGCTATTCAGGGATTTTTAGAATTTTTACCTGTTTCAAGTTCAGGAAATGTATCTTTAATACTCATGAATTTCTTAAAACTTACACCTTCTGAAAGTTTTTCTTTATCTATATTCCTCCATCTGGGCACTCTTCTTGCAGTATTAGTCTATTTTAGAAATGACATCATAAATATTTTAAAAAACATCAAGACTGATAAAACATCACATTTTTTGATAGTTTCTACTATTCTTACCGGAGTAGTGGGTGTTCCAATATACATCGTATTAAAATCTATTTTTGAAAACATTCAGCTAGATATTGGAAATATAATTATCGGCCTATTTCTTATTGCGACGGGGATTATCTTGAAGTATAGGTCAAAATCAGGATTTAAAAAGGTGGAAGATTCAAACATTTGGGATATGATAGTTGCCGGGGTGGCTCAGGGTATCTCTATAATACCTGGAATATCAAGATCCGGTTTTACTCTTGCAGCTTTGTTAGGGCGAGATTTTGATAAAGAAGAGGCTTTAAGAATCTCTTTTTTAATGTCAATGCCAGCAATTATTGGTGGGATTATCTTAGAAGCAAATGACATTACATTAGTAGCAAATACTTATCCCGCATTAATTAGCGCATTTATTACATCTATTATAGTAATCAAGTTATTGTTAGAGTTTGCAAAAAGATTAAATTTTTCTTATTTTTGTATTGGGCTTGGGGCAATAACAGTGGTTATATCCTTACTTATTCTTTAAAATTAGATATATAATATCTCCAGATTTGAGGTTCAACATAGAGTTTGCATCTCCAAGATATTTTGATATTTCAAGATGACCTGATGAAGAGTATAAAGCAAGCAACTCTAGATTTTTTCCTTCTTCATAGTGAGTAAGAACTGGAATTCTAATATTGGATAGCTCAATTTCTTTTATGTTTGCATCTTCTTTTTTCATATTTAGGATAATGTTCCCAAATGAATCCACGTACAAAACAGTTAGCAATGCGCAGTCTTTGCTAATTTCCTTCTTAAAAGGAAGACAAGTTATTTGATCTTTCTTTTCCAGAAAATCCGTATCGCCAATATCTATAAATGCGGCAGTTGGGGCAAATATATCTCTGCCGTGAAAAGTATTAGAATAATTAGTAATTCCATATTCAAGTAATCTTTGATTCAGTTTGTTAACATTTATTTTGAAGACTTCGCCTTTTAGTAGGGAAAAAATACCATTGTCGGGCCCGACAAATGTATGGCCATCACAATTTAATACTATAGATTCTCTTTGACTTCCAACACCTGGATCAACTACAACAATATGGATTGTTCCTTTGGGAAAATATGA
This window encodes:
- a CDS encoding undecaprenyl-diphosphate phosphatase, with the translated sequence MNLVELLIVGAIQGFLEFLPVSSSGNVSLILMNFLKLTPSESFSLSIFLHLGTLLAVLVYFRNDIINILKNIKTDKTSHFLIVSTILTGVVGVPIYIVLKSIFENIQLDIGNIIIGLFLIATGIILKYRSKSGFKKVEDSNIWDMIVAGVAQGISIIPGISRSGFTLAALLGRDFDKEEALRISFLMSMPAIIGGIILEANDITLVANTYPALISAFITSIIVIKLLLEFAKRLNFSYFCIGLGAITVVISLLIL
- a CDS encoding SAM-dependent chlorinase/fluorinase, with the protein product MISLTTDFDDFYAGQIKGPIYKINPKAKIIDITHKIKRQSIYDAAFVISSSYSYFPKGTIHIVVVDPGVGSQRESIVLNCDGHTFVGPDNGIFSLLKGEVFKINVNKLNQRLLEYGITNYSNTFHGRDIFAPTAAFIDIGDTDFLEKKDQITCLPFKKEISKDCALLTVLYVDSFGNIILNMKKEDANIKEIELSNIRIPVLTHYEEGKNLELLALYSSSGHLEISKYLGDANSMLNLKSGDIIYLILKNK